A stretch of DNA from Dichotomicrobium thermohalophilum:
AAAGCGTTAAGCGACGATGAACGTATACAGATTTTTAACGTGCATAGCAATAGGTGAATACTAGTATATGGTAAACAATACTCGCATTTAAGGCATTATTAATAATTTTATTTAGAAAAAATGCGCGAATATTGACGTGAAAATTCATAAAAATTGATTGTGGGTCAGACCGGGACAGCGACGCTGAAGCGTGCGCCCTCTGAAGGGTCCGCGCGAAAGGTGTGGCTTAGCCGGGAGGATTGCCCCGCGGGACCGTGGCGGAGACACGCAGGCGCCGCCAATGGCTTGATCCGGGGAGCGAAGACGTCTTGGGCGGACCGTCCGATGACGGCCGGCTTCATCGCGCGGCGGGACTGTTGGAGGTGAGAAGGTGGCAGGCGGAGGCGCCGCGCCGAAGGCGGCCTCGGCTGCGGCGTCTCCGTGGCCCTGCGTCTGTCAGTGGCGGTCGTGCTGTGCGTCCGACACGCCGGAGCCCATGTAGCGTTCCTCAAGCGCGACCCGAACCAGTTCGGCGAAGCTGCTGGCACCCAGCCGGCGCATCAGCTTTGCGCGATACACCTCGACTGTCCGCTGGCTTATGCCCAGTTCGAAAGCGATCATCTTGTTCTGATAGCCCTGAAGCAGCAGGTCGAGTACGTCGCGCTGGCGGGGCGTGAGCCGCTGGATGACGGAGGGCTGCAGCGGGTGCGAAGCCTCCTTCGGTTTCCGGGGGCGCGCCGCGATGGCCGCGCGGAGGGCCTGGATAAGCAGCTCCGCATCAACAGGTTTCTCCACAAAATCCACAGCCCCCGCCTTCATCGCCTCCATCGCCAACGGGATATCCCCAGAATTTGCAGCGATGATGCAGCATATGTCAGGCCGCGTTCGTCCCAGCTCCGACACGAAGGACGGCACCTCGATGTCCGGCAGCCGCACGTCGACGATGGCGCAGTCGGCATGCACCGTGGCAAGTTCATCGAGGAAAGCGGCAGCGTGTTCATAGTCCTTCACAAGATATCCGGCGCGCGACAAACTCCTGTTGATAATTTCACGATCTTCGAAACTCTGTTCGACAACGCAGATGACGTCTTGATCGATCATTGGTCGGTTCCCCGTTGAGTCGTGCCGGCCGGTCTGGCGGATCCTTGAAGGCCCGGACATTTTCGGCGCACCGCAGCCTGATCCGATCGGAGTCGAGCCGATCGGGTGCGCTGTGAGACTGGCCGGAATGCGTGAGCGCGGGGGCGCACAAGGCTCGGGGACTGAAGTGCCGAGGCTGATGCGGCACAACGCCAGATGAAACGTAGCTTACGGTCGTCCCCAGCATGGCCTGAAACACGTGGGGCTAGCGAGTTGCCCCCGCTCCAGGCACCGCGAGAAAGCCGCAGGACTCCCGATAAAACGTGGATATGGAAAGCGTCCCCGTCGGATTACGCATTACGCTGCTCCAGAAAG
This window harbors:
- a CDS encoding response regulator transcription factor yields the protein MIDQDVICVVEQSFEDREIINRSLSRAGYLVKDYEHAAAFLDELATVHADCAIVDVRLPDIEVPSFVSELGRTRPDICCIIAANSGDIPLAMEAMKAGAVDFVEKPVDAELLIQALRAAIAARPRKPKEASHPLQPSVIQRLTPRQRDVLDLLLQGYQNKMIAFELGISQRTVEVYRAKLMRRLGASSFAELVRVALEERYMGSGVSDAQHDRH